A part of Variovorax sp. HW608 genomic DNA contains:
- a CDS encoding enoyl-CoA hydratase has translation MELIAIEHLNKVARVSLNRPQARNAQNTQLLDELHEVFAALREDEGVRVVVLAANGPHFSAGHDLREGQAERAHYGVEQRWMHEEKRFFDYCLEIYDFPKPVIAQVQGACISAGFMVANMCDLIIASESAYFQDPVVHTLAAASVEVLIHPWVLGLRKAKEMLFTGLPVSAAEALQAGMVNQVVPDDQLEAKTLAFAQKIGQAPPFALRLVKRSLNRSVDMQGLRNALSAHFDTHQLTHATGEFAEVKKAGLDNALRTRASE, from the coding sequence ATGGAACTTATCGCGATCGAACACCTGAACAAGGTCGCACGTGTGTCGCTGAACCGGCCGCAGGCGCGAAATGCGCAGAACACCCAATTGCTGGACGAACTCCATGAGGTTTTCGCCGCGCTGCGCGAGGACGAGGGTGTGCGCGTCGTGGTCCTGGCAGCGAACGGGCCGCATTTCTCAGCGGGCCACGATCTGCGGGAAGGCCAGGCCGAGCGCGCCCACTACGGTGTGGAGCAGCGCTGGATGCACGAGGAAAAACGCTTCTTCGACTACTGCCTGGAGATCTATGACTTTCCCAAGCCGGTGATCGCGCAGGTTCAGGGCGCCTGCATCTCGGCAGGCTTCATGGTGGCCAACATGTGCGATCTGATCATCGCCTCGGAATCGGCATACTTCCAAGACCCGGTTGTCCACACTCTGGCAGCGGCCTCGGTCGAAGTACTGATCCATCCGTGGGTACTCGGCCTGCGCAAGGCCAAGGAGATGCTCTTCACCGGGCTTCCAGTTTCCGCGGCAGAGGCGCTGCAGGCCGGCATGGTCAACCAGGTTGTGCCGGACGACCAACTGGAGGCGAAGACCCTGGCGTTTGCCCAGAAGATCGGGCAGGCACCGCCCTTCGCACTACGACTGGTCAAGCGCTCGCTCAATCGATCAGTGGATATGCAGGGCCTTCGTAACGCGCTCAGCGCGCACTTCGATACTCACCAGCTTACTCACGCCACGGGCGAGTTCGCCGAGGTCAAGAAGGCCGGACTCGACAACGCGCTCCGAACCAGAGCTTCAGAATGA
- a CDS encoding DUF1330 domain-containing protein, which produces MAAYVVVVREKTRDAAELAAYSPKAKAASAGHPLIVRAFHGRYRILEGPDIEAVSILEFPTFEDAERWYDTPAYREALAHRLRGADYRAVIVEGHAVESGTSVIT; this is translated from the coding sequence ATGGCCGCGTATGTTGTAGTTGTCCGGGAGAAGACTCGCGATGCCGCCGAACTTGCGGCGTACTCCCCCAAGGCGAAAGCCGCCTCCGCGGGGCATCCGTTGATCGTTCGCGCGTTTCATGGACGCTACCGGATCCTGGAGGGGCCAGACATCGAAGCTGTTTCGATCCTGGAATTCCCCACCTTCGAGGACGCCGAACGCTGGTACGACACGCCGGCCTACCGCGAGGCGCTTGCGCACCGCCTACGCGGTGCGGACTACCGCGCTGTCATTGTGGAGGGCCATGCTGTCGAAAGCGGGACATCTGTCATCACATAG
- a CDS encoding winged helix-turn-helix transcriptional regulator, translating to MRESTCYRPNAAAFSAEAVFRCLSGRWKLLIVFHLFDGKVRRFSDLERLTPGISQKMLAQQLRQLEEDGVVTRTVYQQIPPKVEYQLTEWGQLLGPALDGLLQWADCRDASVSRLASPHLEVASA from the coding sequence ATGAGAGAAAGCACGTGCTACAGACCGAATGCGGCCGCCTTCAGCGCAGAGGCGGTCTTCCGATGTCTGTCTGGCCGTTGGAAGCTGCTGATTGTGTTCCACCTCTTCGACGGCAAGGTGCGACGCTTCTCGGACCTCGAGCGCTTGACCCCCGGCATTTCCCAGAAGATGCTGGCTCAGCAACTACGCCAGCTAGAAGAGGACGGCGTTGTGACGCGCACGGTCTATCAGCAGATTCCGCCCAAGGTGGAGTACCAGCTCACGGAATGGGGCCAGTTGCTTGGCCCGGCGCTCGATGGGCTGCTGCAGTGGGCCGACTGTCGTGACGCCTCCGTCTCAAGGCTCGCCAGCCCGCATCTCGAGGTCGCCAGTGCCTGA
- a CDS encoding NADPH-dependent FMN reductase, with the protein MNTFVPLIVGIGGTARAGSTTEVALRFALDAAQRAGAQTAIVAGPLLEFPMYSQDRTERCSSASEMISLLRRCHGVIVASPGYHGSVSGLIKNALDYVEDMREDEAAYLDGRAVGCVACAFGWQATGSTLAALRSIVHALRGWPTPVGVAVNSSSQIFDTEGNCLDSAISKQLQLMARQVVEFARMRDGAGAGMRTAADVKSAARTALPTRSRDVGAPIV; encoded by the coding sequence ATGAACACGTTTGTTCCCTTGATTGTCGGGATAGGGGGCACGGCGAGGGCCGGCTCAACAACGGAGGTGGCCCTGCGCTTTGCGCTGGATGCGGCGCAGCGCGCGGGCGCCCAGACCGCGATCGTGGCCGGGCCCCTGCTGGAGTTCCCGATGTACTCGCAGGACAGGACGGAGCGTTGCTCCAGCGCGAGCGAAATGATCTCTCTGCTGCGCCGATGTCACGGGGTCATCGTCGCGTCGCCTGGCTATCACGGCTCGGTATCGGGCCTCATCAAGAATGCGCTGGACTACGTTGAAGACATGCGCGAGGACGAAGCGGCGTACCTGGACGGTCGTGCGGTGGGCTGCGTAGCCTGCGCTTTCGGATGGCAGGCCACCGGCAGCACGCTGGCCGCGTTGCGATCGATCGTGCATGCGCTTCGCGGCTGGCCGACGCCCGTTGGCGTGGCAGTCAACAGCAGTTCGCAGATCTTCGACACCGAGGGCAACTGCCTGGACAGCGCGATCAGCAAGCAACTGCAGCTGATGGCCAGACAGGTCGTCGAGTTCGCACGCATGCGCGATGGGGCAGGCGCGGGGATGCGTACAGCGGCAGACGTCAAAAGTGCAGCACGCACGGCGCTTCCAACACGGTCGCGTGATGTTGGCGCTCCCATTGTCTAG
- a CDS encoding hemerythrin domain-containing protein: MYRHLLVPIDATDLSAELVANAVDFAGSVSARITFFYTAPDYAGMPCGDTEARTAGAATGVHAGQVRELLAKAEGAAHANGVPCDSMQGCNEGRQGAIVAAAQGRGCDLIFMASHIDGIRTAMAFFSETIDAAAHAGLPVLLFARGAVQPPTRAIATIRDEHRSLSAVLHAGMNALAVARARGDVPDPALMDAVVYYLERMRVAQHHPREEDHLFRRLKARTSAFDAEIDELERQHDKDRHLVAVVARRVRAVSAAIGDEARASAIRALENAVSHYAAFIWEHLGREEGVILPAARRYLTVADWADIDAAFASDASLRIGGCVEMHSGHPPSHVFDLTRSLDEPMSSS; this comes from the coding sequence ATGTACCGACATCTCCTGGTTCCCATCGACGCGACGGATCTGTCTGCCGAATTGGTGGCGAATGCCGTCGACTTTGCGGGCTCAGTAAGCGCGCGGATCACGTTCTTTTACACCGCTCCGGATTATGCCGGTATGCCGTGCGGCGATACCGAGGCGCGGACGGCGGGTGCAGCAACCGGTGTCCACGCCGGACAGGTGCGGGAGTTGCTGGCCAAGGCAGAAGGCGCAGCTCATGCGAACGGCGTCCCTTGCGACTCGATGCAGGGATGCAACGAAGGCCGGCAGGGCGCGATTGTGGCAGCCGCACAGGGCCGGGGCTGTGACCTCATCTTCATGGCGTCGCACATTGATGGCATCCGGACCGCGATGGCGTTCTTCTCCGAGACCATCGACGCGGCGGCGCATGCGGGCCTTCCCGTTCTCTTGTTCGCGCGGGGCGCGGTGCAGCCGCCAACGCGCGCCATCGCGACTATCCGCGACGAGCATCGATCGCTGTCGGCAGTACTGCATGCAGGGATGAATGCGTTGGCGGTGGCCCGCGCCCGCGGCGATGTGCCCGATCCGGCCCTGATGGATGCCGTCGTCTACTACCTCGAGCGCATGCGCGTCGCGCAGCACCATCCGAGGGAGGAGGACCATCTCTTTCGGCGGCTGAAAGCCCGCACGTCTGCCTTCGATGCGGAGATCGATGAACTCGAGCGCCAACATGACAAGGATCGTCACCTTGTCGCCGTCGTGGCCCGGCGTGTCAGAGCTGTCTCGGCGGCCATTGGCGATGAGGCACGCGCTTCTGCCATTCGTGCGCTCGAAAACGCCGTATCCCACTACGCCGCCTTCATCTGGGAGCATCTGGGACGCGAAGAGGGAGTGATCCTGCCGGCCGCTCGGCGTTATCTGACTGTCGCGGACTGGGCGGACATCGACGCTGCGTTCGCGAGCGATGCGAGCCTGCGAATCGGCGGCTGCGTGGAGATGCATTCCGGGCACCCCCCTTCTCACGTCTTCGATCTCACTCGGTCTCTGGACGAACCGATGTCTTCTTCCTGA
- a CDS encoding LuxR C-terminal-related transcriptional regulator produces MTRERLLSSDVKLRSHPFLLVQAPAGFGKTSLLAQWRREHLGRGAVVAWLSAQAHDDPLRLVQALVLAVRVGAGRPAFGSALLDGPVDSALEGTTTWLAELAQLAFETVLIVDEAERLPGESVEVLAYLMRNAPPNLRVVVAARAALELGVDDLMDYGQCLVIGASTLRFELNETLALVSGRFGSRVDQDVAARMHELVEGWPLGLQLALAVISSGNDPRTALAALAAGGGALREQLVGLLLANLNPADVNFLAKIAIADHLQPELCRAISESDDAAERLARLSRDTPLLARHEHGHWSHMHSLAREALRQRVALLPGEQQAGLHARAAAWLADHGFLEEAARHALSSGQKEMAYALAERGLYEAVMARGRYGAVFDWLGMLPDEELDRRPRLLLATAWSLAPSDRREQAGRLVARILARPDVSDALRCECGIILSGVAVFTDDPDRLAALHAPWSEGAPLRDQTLQQMHVNRSTLLALQQGKPALARLRQQQGPLSDSGLPYDYHRSWRELLVGLSYLWEGQVLLAEAQLRPALTGAEADLGRRAPMTCMVASLLATALLERDNATEAAALLANRLDVLEHSGMPEALLLGYRTMARIALASGAEHRSLELLGALHAVGVSRSLPRLCIASLAEQVRIHARRYRAETCRDLVNRIDELTADPTRMQAMWRRSVELLSGPAHVYEAIAAQDWRRALDLLEPADALAQQMEQHHSHIELLGLRALALDRCGERSQSLLREAADLAQTYGLLRVFRDVHPALEDLVLQLAPDGPDASSARAAPMRASAQRPNPVRTTPSMALTPKEREVLALLARALTNKEMALAMQVSEEAIKWHMKNLFAKLDAGTRKQVVQRARILGLLEGTD; encoded by the coding sequence GTGACCCGCGAGCGGCTGCTGTCCAGCGACGTGAAGTTGCGCAGCCATCCATTTCTGCTGGTGCAGGCGCCGGCCGGTTTCGGCAAGACATCGCTGCTCGCCCAATGGCGACGCGAGCACCTGGGCCGGGGCGCCGTTGTGGCGTGGCTGTCCGCCCAGGCGCACGACGACCCCTTGCGCCTGGTTCAGGCCCTCGTTCTCGCGGTCCGCGTCGGTGCCGGCAGGCCAGCCTTCGGTAGTGCGTTGCTGGATGGGCCTGTCGATAGCGCCCTCGAAGGCACCACGACATGGCTTGCCGAATTGGCCCAACTGGCGTTCGAGACGGTGCTTATCGTCGACGAGGCCGAACGCCTGCCTGGCGAATCGGTCGAGGTGCTCGCCTACCTGATGCGCAACGCGCCGCCCAATCTGAGGGTCGTGGTCGCAGCGCGCGCAGCCCTCGAGCTGGGGGTCGATGACCTCATGGACTACGGGCAGTGCCTCGTGATCGGCGCTTCAACACTTCGATTCGAACTCAACGAAACACTGGCTCTCGTGAGCGGCCGCTTCGGTTCGCGCGTCGATCAGGACGTGGCTGCGCGCATGCACGAGCTGGTCGAAGGCTGGCCCCTCGGCCTGCAACTTGCACTAGCGGTGATCTCCTCCGGCAACGATCCCCGCACCGCTCTCGCCGCCTTGGCGGCGGGCGGCGGTGCGCTGCGCGAGCAACTCGTCGGCCTGCTGCTTGCCAACCTGAACCCCGCGGACGTCAACTTCCTGGCAAAGATCGCGATCGCGGACCACCTGCAACCGGAGCTCTGTCGAGCAATTTCCGAGTCAGACGACGCGGCCGAGCGCCTCGCGCGCCTGAGCCGGGACACTCCCCTGCTTGCCAGACACGAGCACGGCCACTGGTCACACATGCACTCACTCGCGCGCGAGGCGCTGCGCCAGCGTGTCGCTTTGCTGCCTGGCGAGCAACAAGCCGGGTTGCATGCCCGGGCCGCGGCCTGGCTTGCCGATCATGGGTTCCTCGAGGAGGCCGCCCGCCACGCGCTGTCCTCCGGGCAAAAGGAGATGGCCTACGCTCTGGCCGAGCGAGGCTTGTACGAGGCGGTGATGGCCCGCGGACGGTATGGTGCCGTGTTCGACTGGCTGGGCATGCTGCCAGACGAAGAGCTTGATCGGCGGCCGCGCTTACTGCTGGCGACCGCTTGGAGCCTGGCGCCCAGCGACCGGCGTGAACAGGCAGGCCGACTGGTCGCACGCATTCTGGCGCGGCCCGATGTCAGCGACGCACTGCGCTGCGAATGCGGGATCATTCTGAGCGGTGTCGCCGTCTTCACGGACGATCCGGATCGCCTCGCCGCCCTGCACGCCCCCTGGTCAGAGGGAGCGCCACTGCGCGACCAGACGCTGCAGCAGATGCACGTCAATCGAAGCACCTTGCTCGCCCTACAGCAAGGCAAGCCAGCACTCGCCCGCTTGCGGCAGCAGCAAGGCCCACTCAGCGACTCGGGACTGCCGTACGACTACCATCGAAGCTGGCGGGAACTGCTGGTCGGCCTCAGCTATCTGTGGGAGGGGCAGGTGCTATTGGCCGAGGCCCAACTGCGTCCCGCACTGACCGGCGCAGAAGCCGACCTCGGACGGCGCGCCCCCATGACATGCATGGTGGCCTCGCTGCTGGCCACCGCGCTCTTGGAGCGCGACAATGCGACGGAAGCAGCTGCGTTGCTCGCAAACCGGCTCGACGTGCTGGAACACAGCGGAATGCCGGAGGCCTTGTTGCTGGGGTATCGCACCATGGCACGCATAGCGTTGGCCAGTGGGGCCGAGCATCGCAGCTTGGAACTGCTGGGCGCATTGCATGCCGTCGGAGTTAGCCGAAGCCTGCCTCGCCTTTGCATCGCAAGCCTGGCCGAGCAGGTCCGCATTCACGCACGTCGGTACCGAGCGGAAACCTGTCGCGACCTGGTCAATCGAATCGACGAACTGACCGCCGATCCCACGAGAATGCAAGCAATGTGGCGACGCAGCGTTGAATTGCTCAGCGGCCCCGCCCATGTCTACGAGGCGATAGCGGCACAGGACTGGCGCCGCGCGCTCGATCTGTTGGAGCCAGCGGACGCCCTCGCGCAGCAGATGGAGCAGCACCACTCACACATTGAGCTCCTCGGCTTGCGCGCGCTTGCACTCGACCGTTGTGGCGAGAGGTCGCAATCTCTCCTGCGCGAGGCTGCCGACCTCGCGCAGACCTACGGCTTGCTGCGGGTGTTCCGCGACGTCCATCCAGCGTTGGAGGACCTGGTGTTGCAACTCGCGCCGGACGGACCGGACGCTTCCAGCGCGCGAGCCGCGCCGATGCGAGCATCGGCGCAACGCCCGAACCCGGTACGCACGACGCCGAGCATGGCACTGACCCCAAAGGAACGCGAAGTCCTGGCACTGCTCGCACGGGCCCTCACGAACAAGGAGATGGCACTGGCGATGCAGGTCAGCGAAGAGGCCATCAAATGGCACATGAAAAACCTGTTCGCCAAGCTCGATGCCGGAACGCGCAAGCAGGTCGTCCAGCGCGCGCGAATCCTGGGCCTGTTGGAAGGGACTGACTGA
- a CDS encoding zinc-dependent alcohol dehydrogenase family protein, producing MKVMELVGPGLDGIRFAERREKDVPLGHVRLKLKAVSLNYRDLLIAKGSVPVTYPCIPLSDAVGEVVETGVGVGRVKVGDRVCPTYYPDWIDGTIATEKFARDRGWHGDGVAAEYLVLSEQELLHVPAHLSDAEASTLPCAAVTAWAAVTRHVTLRPGSTVLIQGTGGVSLFALQFALAAGAETFLISSDDEKLARAKALGAHHVLNYRANPQWGAAILEQSGGRGMELVVDVVGAGTLEQSVIALSNGGHISQVGVLGGFAASVSLYPLMTKEAHIDGIMSGSRDCAESMMRAITHQRLRPIVEVSRQLTDLPEALLHLEGQHHFGKVTLAIDH from the coding sequence ATGAAGGTTATGGAACTCGTGGGCCCAGGCTTGGATGGGATACGGTTCGCTGAAAGGCGTGAGAAGGACGTCCCGCTTGGGCACGTCCGGTTGAAGCTGAAGGCGGTATCCCTCAACTACCGCGATCTACTGATTGCAAAGGGCTCGGTACCTGTCACGTATCCATGCATTCCACTTTCGGATGCGGTTGGCGAAGTGGTCGAGACAGGCGTCGGCGTCGGGCGGGTCAAGGTCGGCGATCGAGTCTGTCCCACGTACTACCCGGACTGGATCGACGGGACCATTGCGACGGAGAAGTTCGCGCGCGACCGCGGATGGCACGGCGACGGGGTTGCGGCGGAGTACCTCGTGCTATCGGAGCAGGAACTGCTGCATGTGCCGGCGCACCTGTCCGACGCTGAGGCCTCGACGCTGCCTTGCGCCGCTGTGACAGCTTGGGCCGCGGTGACACGCCATGTCACCCTTCGTCCAGGGAGCACTGTTCTGATCCAGGGCACAGGCGGCGTCTCGCTGTTCGCCCTTCAGTTCGCACTCGCGGCGGGCGCAGAGACCTTCTTGATCTCTTCGGACGACGAGAAGCTGGCACGCGCGAAGGCACTGGGTGCTCACCATGTTCTGAACTATCGGGCGAATCCGCAGTGGGGTGCAGCGATCCTCGAGCAGAGCGGGGGGCGGGGCATGGAGCTGGTCGTGGATGTCGTGGGCGCCGGTACCCTGGAGCAGTCGGTGATCGCGCTATCAAACGGCGGGCACATATCCCAAGTCGGGGTTCTTGGCGGCTTTGCCGCCTCGGTCTCGCTCTATCCGCTCATGACGAAGGAGGCACATATCGACGGCATCATGAGCGGTAGCCGCGATTGTGCCGAGTCGATGATGCGTGCAATCACGCATCAGCGGTTGCGCCCAATCGTCGAGGTCAGCCGTCAGTTGACGGACCTCCCCGAGGCGCTGCTTCACCTGGAAGGGCAGCACCACTTTGGGAAGGTGACTCTCGCCATCGATCACTGA
- a CDS encoding VOC family protein, whose protein sequence is MRFHHMCIVTTDMEEAIRLWRDLMGFTLKADLIIPDGEEYGPTVMAPRILLEDLYKVPGATARVAVLISKEGAMIELLQPQTPHVQQTPPDRLLYGHSGIRELGLVLDDIDDFFEKVRAAGYRTQTDYVWPCANMGRSFIFYDKDGNMIQIWEHAVDAPADLRAA, encoded by the coding sequence ATGCGTTTCCATCACATGTGCATCGTGACGACCGATATGGAGGAGGCGATCCGCCTGTGGCGTGACCTCATGGGCTTCACGTTGAAGGCTGATTTGATCATTCCCGATGGGGAGGAATACGGGCCCACAGTCATGGCGCCCAGGATACTGCTGGAGGATCTCTACAAGGTGCCAGGCGCCACCGCGAGGGTCGCCGTCTTGATCTCGAAGGAGGGGGCGATGATCGAGCTTCTGCAACCTCAGACGCCCCATGTTCAGCAGACGCCGCCGGACCGGCTGCTGTATGGCCACAGCGGCATCCGCGAGCTTGGCTTGGTGCTCGATGACATTGACGACTTTTTTGAGAAGGTTCGTGCCGCCGGATATAGGACCCAGACCGACTACGTGTGGCCGTGCGCAAACATGGGCCGTTCCTTCATCTTCTATGACAAGGACGGCAACATGATTCAGATCTGGGAGCATGCCGTCGATGCACCGGCCGACTTGCGGGCGGCGTAG
- a CDS encoding nuclear transport factor 2 family protein, protein MAEQQGIRELQEIEAIRQLKARYVRFGDTKQWDELGELFTDDYEAHFDSMPRMHKDGPISGSVKGRENFIRLFRTMLVDCTTIHHVHSSEITMTGPDTAVGIWALHDVVMLPTCVFEGWGHYHDRYVKVGDVWRLSKSHTTRIRSEERWLI, encoded by the coding sequence ATGGCGGAACAGCAAGGCATTCGAGAACTTCAGGAGATCGAGGCGATAAGGCAACTCAAGGCACGCTACGTTCGATTCGGGGACACCAAGCAGTGGGATGAACTCGGGGAGCTATTCACCGACGACTATGAGGCGCACTTCGACTCCATGCCGCGGATGCACAAGGATGGGCCGATCAGTGGCAGCGTGAAGGGGCGCGAGAACTTCATACGACTGTTCAGAACCATGCTGGTTGACTGCACAACCATCCACCACGTCCATTCCAGCGAGATCACGATGACGGGTCCCGATACGGCGGTCGGGATATGGGCTCTGCACGATGTGGTCATGCTGCCGACCTGCGTCTTCGAAGGCTGGGGCCACTACCACGATCGGTACGTCAAGGTCGGGGACGTGTGGAGGCTCAGCAAGTCGCATACCACGCGCATTCGCAGCGAAGAGCGTTGGTTGATCTAG
- a CDS encoding SDR family NAD(P)-dependent oxidoreductase encodes MSTVSLERLKGKVAIVTGGGSGIGEGIARVFAREGARMVVADVDSRAGEAVSDSIRAEGGHAFFVKADVRQEAEVKALVDRAVATYGGLDVLVNNAGVGIGKTAEETSEEEWDRILDINVKGAYLATKYSVPHLRARGGGSIINIGSLFALRGGPSYAAYHASKGAVRQLTKSTALALASDRIRVNVLHPGLIRTPGSTRDASAQAFAAASMGPMQRWGEPGEIAHGCVFLASDEASFITGIDLPIDGGLSI; translated from the coding sequence ATGTCGACAGTGAGTCTTGAGAGACTGAAGGGCAAAGTGGCGATCGTCACCGGCGGTGGTTCGGGAATCGGGGAAGGCATTGCGCGGGTGTTTGCGCGCGAAGGGGCCCGGATGGTTGTTGCCGACGTTGATTCCCGCGCCGGGGAGGCTGTGAGCGATTCCATCCGGGCGGAAGGTGGCCATGCTTTCTTCGTGAAGGCCGATGTGCGCCAGGAGGCCGAGGTCAAAGCACTGGTGGACCGAGCCGTTGCCACATATGGAGGCCTGGATGTGCTGGTCAACAATGCGGGCGTCGGCATCGGCAAGACGGCCGAAGAGACGAGCGAGGAAGAATGGGATCGGATCCTCGACATCAATGTCAAGGGCGCGTACCTGGCGACGAAGTACTCGGTTCCGCACCTGCGCGCGCGCGGCGGAGGCTCCATCATCAATATCGGGTCTCTGTTCGCGCTGCGCGGCGGGCCCAGCTACGCCGCCTATCACGCTTCCAAGGGGGCGGTACGCCAGCTCACGAAGTCCACTGCGCTTGCCCTGGCCTCCGACCGAATCCGAGTGAACGTGCTGCATCCGGGACTCATCAGAACGCCGGGATCCACCCGGGATGCCAGCGCTCAGGCGTTCGCAGCAGCGAGCATGGGGCCGATGCAGCGTTGGGGCGAACCTGGAGAGATTGCGCATGGCTGCGTGTTCCTGGCCTCGGACGAGGCGAGTTTCATCACAGGTATTGATCTGCCTATCGACGGCGGACTATCGATTTGA
- a CDS encoding CmcJ/NvfI family oxidoreductase yields the protein MTGTAILPNQEKEIDLPIVLGKLNFSQDIPRATSNLIDPAKTHRPLEAHEVEIRDARPIRDRLDLDREGFVLVDHHSSVSHLRDAKQLEGVYHDEIGPLVKQLTGADVVLPYRAYCQVRLSQRAPGETGDETTRPAGFVHADVTRETFLQWASYVQQAEGVTVPPYRRVALYNAWRAVSPPPQDFPLALADGFSVKSGKYVVMDNVTGLEGEGPSVETRLALHDRSNKWYYFSNMRANELLLFKTYDSKFNDDQTVMHSSFNDTARHPDAVPRESIEARFFAYWL from the coding sequence ATGACCGGCACTGCAATACTTCCAAATCAAGAGAAAGAGATCGATCTTCCTATCGTTCTTGGCAAACTGAACTTCAGCCAGGACATTCCGCGCGCAACGTCGAATCTGATCGACCCGGCCAAGACCCACCGGCCGCTGGAGGCCCATGAGGTGGAGATCCGGGATGCCCGACCGATCCGGGACCGACTGGACCTGGACCGGGAGGGGTTCGTTCTGGTGGACCACCACAGCAGCGTTTCGCATCTTCGCGACGCCAAGCAGCTGGAAGGCGTCTACCACGATGAGATTGGGCCTTTGGTCAAGCAGCTCACTGGCGCTGATGTCGTCCTTCCGTACCGGGCCTATTGTCAGGTCCGGCTGTCCCAGCGTGCGCCCGGCGAGACCGGGGACGAAACGACGCGACCGGCCGGCTTTGTGCATGCGGATGTGACCCGCGAGACATTCCTCCAATGGGCGAGCTATGTCCAGCAGGCCGAGGGGGTGACAGTTCCCCCGTATCGCCGGGTTGCCCTGTACAACGCATGGCGCGCCGTGTCACCGCCGCCGCAGGACTTCCCACTGGCACTGGCGGACGGCTTCAGCGTGAAGAGCGGCAAGTATGTCGTCATGGACAACGTGACCGGCCTGGAGGGCGAGGGTCCTTCGGTCGAGACGCGGCTCGCACTCCACGACCGGAGCAACAAGTGGTACTACTTCTCGAACATGCGCGCGAACGAGCTGCTCCTGTTCAAGACTTACGACAGTAAGTTCAACGACGACCAGACGGTGATGCACAGCAGTTTCAACGACACGGCCAGGCATCCCGACGCTGTGCCGCGCGAGAGCATTGAAGCGCGGTTCTTTGCGTACTGGCTGTAG
- a CDS encoding cupin domain-containing protein — MKTIERLPDHKGGHFPDGAHVVRVNRLPWTPFNLVGTPDGPVFKLLAVDWRREMLVMILNVPGGMAVEPHYHLEEAQGYIMTGDFEYEYGHIFAENYIGEGAAIAHSATIGKDDVLQFSIIFGGLCGVRPDGGPDLSVIVGCQAAYEMAKANNAADHIAPPPPGWKSRWQQQDN, encoded by the coding sequence TTGAAGACCATCGAAAGGCTACCCGACCACAAGGGCGGACACTTTCCCGATGGTGCACACGTCGTGCGTGTGAACAGGTTGCCGTGGACGCCCTTCAATCTCGTCGGCACCCCAGACGGCCCGGTGTTCAAGCTGCTGGCAGTGGACTGGCGCCGCGAGATGCTCGTGATGATCTTGAACGTTCCCGGTGGGATGGCGGTCGAGCCGCACTATCACCTCGAGGAGGCGCAGGGCTACATCATGACCGGTGATTTCGAGTACGAGTACGGCCACATCTTCGCCGAGAACTACATCGGCGAAGGTGCAGCCATCGCGCACAGCGCCACGATCGGCAAAGACGATGTGCTGCAGTTCTCTATTATTTTCGGTGGGCTCTGCGGCGTCAGGCCCGATGGTGGGCCGGACCTGTCGGTCATCGTCGGGTGTCAGGCCGCCTACGAGATGGCCAAGGCCAACAACGCGGCCGATCACATCGCGCCGCCGCCGCCAGGCTGGAAGAGCCGGTGGCAGCAGCAGGACAACTAA